One window of the Melospiza georgiana isolate bMelGeo1 chromosome 14, bMelGeo1.pri, whole genome shotgun sequence genome contains the following:
- the C14H16orf74 gene encoding uncharacterized protein C16orf74 homolog, with protein sequence MGLRLSCLKALFSQLCFLIPVLAPHLLLWRTHGFSESGLKMCVSSGNGSEGTPRAAQKHLHVPSIIVTPPTPTGTALARRGEGPSPCSPC encoded by the exons ATGGGGCTCAGGTTATCCTGCCTGAAAG CTTTGTTTTCCCAGCTTTGTTTTCTCATTCCCGTGCTTGCCCCGCACCTTTTGCTCTGGAGAACCCATGGGTTCAGTGAATCAG GCCTGAAGATGTGTGTGAGCAGCGGCAACGGCAGCGAGGGGACCCCGAGGGCGGCACAGAAGCACCTCCACGTGCCCTCCATCATCGTCACGCCGCCCACGCCCACGGGCACCGCGCTGGCCCGCCGTGGGGAGGGCCCctcaccctgcagcccctgctga
- the EMC8 gene encoding ER membrane protein complex subunit 8, with translation MKLTTQAYCKMVLHGAKYPHCAVNGLLVAERPPAPRPAQPALFVDCIPLFHGTLALAPMLEVALTLIDSWCKENSYVIAGYYQANERVKDASPNQVAEKVASRIAEGFTDTALIMVDNTKFTMECVEPAIHVYELHENKWRCKDPHVDFCEDWTEAQRIAASLLDSKSYETLVDFDNHLDDIRNDWTNPEINKAVLHLC, from the exons ATGAAGCTGACCACCCAGGCTTACTGCAAGATGGTGCTGCACGGCGCCAAGTACCCGCACTGCGCCGTCAATGGGCTGCTGGTGGCCGAGCGGCCGCCGGCGCCGCGGCCGGCGCAGCCCGCGCTGTTCGTGGATTGCATCCCGCTCTTCCACGGCACGCTGGCGCTCGCCCCCATGCTGGAGGTGGCCCTGACCCTG ATTGATTCCTGGTGCAAGGAGAACAGCTACGTGATAGCTGGATATTACCAGGCGAACGAACGCGTGAAAGATGCCAG cccaaaccaggtTGCAGAGAAAGTGGCCTCCCGGATTGCCGAGGGTTTCACGGACACCGCGCTCATCATG GTTGACAACACCAAGTTCACCATGGAGTGTGTGGAGCCTGCCATCCACGTGTACGAGCTGCACGAGAACAAGTGGAGGTGCAAGGACCCCCACGT TGACTTCTGTGAAGACTGGACCGAAGCCCAGCGCATCGCTGCCTCCCTGCTGGACAGCAAATCCTACGAGACCCTGGTGGATTTCGATAATCACCTGGACGACATCCGCAACGACTGGACAAACCCCGAGATCAACAAAGCTGTGCTGCACCTGTGCTAG
- the LOC131089557 gene encoding cytochrome c oxidase subunit 4 isoform 1, mitochondrial encodes MLASRVFSLVGRRSISTSLCLRAHGHGVVKAEDYTLPVYVDRRDVPLPEVAFVRDLSAQQRALKEKEKASWSALSAEEKVELYRIKFNESYAEMKKGTNEWKTILGGVLFFLGLTGVILIWQKHFMYGPVPHTFSDEWLSAQTKRMLDMRVNPVQGITAQWDFDKNEWKK; translated from the exons atGTTGGCTTCCAGAGTGTTCAGCCTGGTCGGGAGGAGATCCATCTccacctccctgtgcctcagGGCACATGGACACG gcgTGGTGAAGGCCGAGGATTACACGCTGCCCGTGTACGTGGACCGGCGGGACGTGCCGCTGCCCGAGGTGGCGTTTGTGCGGGACCTGTCGGCGCAGCAGCGCGCGctcaaggagaaggagaaggcgTCCTGGAGCGCCCTGTCCGCCGAGGAGAAGGTGGAAC tgtaTCGGATAAAGTTCAACGAGTCCTACGCAGAGATGAAGAAAGGGACAAACGAGTGGAAAACCATCCTGGGGGGTGTTCTGTTCTTCCTTGGGCTCACTGGAGTCATCCTCATCTGGCAGAAGCACTTCA TGTACGGCCCTGTCCCTCACACCTTCTCTGACGAGTGGCTCTCAGCTCAGACCAAGAGGATGTTGGACATGAGGGTGAACCCCGTGCAGGGCATCACAGCCCAGTGGGATTTTGACAAGAACGAATGGAAGAAATAA